From a single Brassica napus cultivar Da-Ae chromosome C9, Da-Ae, whole genome shotgun sequence genomic region:
- the LOC106376387 gene encoding vacuolar protein sorting-associated protein 28 homolog 2: MMMMMMEAKLWNDKREREMYDNFAELFAIIKATEKLERAYIRDLISPSEYESECNKLILHFKTLSASLKDTVPSTQRFADTYKMDCPSALYRLVTSGVPATVEHRATVAASTSNSASIVAECVQNFITTMDSLKLNMVAVDQVYPLLSDLSASLSKLSILPPDFEGKTKIKDWLSRLSKMGAADELTVQQSRQLHFDLESSYNSFMAALPKGGN; this comes from the coding sequence atgatgatgatgatgatggaggcCAAGTTATGGAAcgacaagagagaaagagagatgtaCGACAACTTCGCAGAGCTCTTCGCAATCATCAAAGCAACAGAGAAGCTCGAGAGAGCTTACATCAGAGACTTAATCTCTCCTTCAGAGTACGAATCCGAATGCAACAAACTCATCCTCCACTTCAAGACGCTCTCCGCTTCCCTCAAAGACACGGTCCCAAGCACCCAACGATTCGCAGACACATACAAAATGGACTGTCCATCCGCTCTCTACCGTCTCGTGACATCAGGTGTTCCCGCCACCGTGGAACACCGAGCCACCGTGGCGGCATCCACCTCCAACTCTGCCTCCATTGTCGCTGAGTGTGTGCAGAACTTCATCACGACGATGGATTCTTTGAAACTAAACATGGTTGCTGTCGACCAGGTCTATCCTCTCTTGTCTGATCTGTCGGCTTCTCTCAGCAAACTGAGTATTCTGCCGCCGGATTTCGAAGGGAAGACGAAGATCAAAGATTGGCTTTCGAGGTTGTCGAAGATGGGAGCAGCTGATGAGCTTACGGTACAGCAGTCGAGGCAACTTCACTTTGATCTTGAGTCTTCATACAACTCTTTCATGGCAGCTTTGCCTAAAGGTGGTAATTGA